The Salvelinus alpinus chromosome 10, SLU_Salpinus.1, whole genome shotgun sequence genome includes the window atatataataatagttTGCAGTCCTGGACTGGCCTCACCTTGATGCCGTCATTCCACTCGTCATAGAACTTGGTGTCGGGGAAGTCTTGTGGCAGGCTGAGCTGTGAGCGGACGTTGTCCAGGTACTGTATGAAGCTCAGGGAGCTGAGCAGGTGAATCTGTCTGTGGCTGAACCTGGACTTGACCCTCTTCTCTAGCAGCTCCAGGACATCCTGCAGCAAGCAGAGATGAGACCAGTTGTGATCACCAGAGAAGAGGATGAAAGAGAAGaaggtagagtacagtaaagtcaCAGGagactgaggggaggatggctcataatgcctggaatggagtaaacagaatggtatcaaacacatgcaaACCATGTGTTCAATGCCATTCAATttattctgttccagccattacttagagcctgtcctccccaattaaggtaccacctgtgagtagagtagaatataattaGATTGAAACCTATCCTTTTGAAACTAAAACGAGTTAATCACTGGAGAGGTCTAAAAGCTAGATAGTACACAACTGTGGTAGAAGAGACCCTACCAGTCTGCAGGTGAGGCCGATCACAGCGATGGGAGCCTGGGCAGACTGGGAGACATCCAGGAGGTTGTAGAGCAGAGTCTGGTTCTTATGGTGGGCAAACAGGTCAAACTCATCCAGAATGAAGAGGACAGGCCGACTGCTGCTACGATCACCTGGGACAAAGAgagaacagtacactgtagagcCATACTGTCAGCATAAAAAGGGAGGATTCTTCAAAATTATAGTGAGGGCAATGTGCAGAAATGATTACCTTTCTTTAACGCCTCAAGAAGGAAGGCCAGGTTTTCTGCAAAACTACCCTGAAATTAACAATAAAATAAAGAGCAAGTTATAAATTGCAAAGGTACAAAACATACAGCATAACTTCTGTAAACACTTACAAACACTTTGTCTCCAACAACATTCTCCAGATTGAGCTGGCGTGTGATTTCTTTGAGCGCTATTCTATCATCAGTCTGTAAAAGACCTAGAAAGACAGAGAAGAATTGTTGGAGAGAGAATCAACAGACAGTGCAGAAACAGACAGAATCAacagacacagaaacaaacatagaaacaatCACAGACATCCTACTACCAACCATTCAGGTGGACAGGTAACACATTCTTATTGACATCCTTCACCTCCAGCAACTCTCTCAAGACACAGTTCAGGAGCTGGAGATAACAGAAGAAAGTCAACATGCATGACGACGACAataggagttggctatacagcacaaacagatctgggacaaggCTATCCTCGTAGCATTCCATACCATTGTTTTCCCAGATCCCCTGGGTCCAACGATGAGTACAGAATTACTCTCTCCATGGACAGCTGTCCTCCTCAGCAGCTCCAGCAGGTGTCTGGAACATTAACACAAGGACCGTTACCCACAATGCCCCACTCTCTGCAGCTCAGTATACAACCTGGCCAATTgccatgttcaaaacaactgggaactctccGACTTCAGGGCGTTCAAAACAAATGGGAACTTGggggaaaaaacgagctccgactgggaaaaatctatttaaactgttatccaactcaggaactcaggcctctttctagagctccgacctcgTATTTCtgaagttcccagttgttttgaacgcggcctGTGGCTGCCAAGGTGTAACGCGGTGTAACACTAGACAGCAAAAACACACAGAAACGACAGGTATAGGTGGGGCTGGAGCCAAATAATAAACAACAGCTGGGTCCTTGTGAAATTGAAAATCTGAACAGTTAAGTTTATTATGTTGAGACTTTCAGCCCCCAACAAAATGCACATTGCCATGATACATGACCTGTGGAGTACCCCTCATAAAACACACTTGTCATGTGTTATGGTAAATAGACCCAACTTATACCATTACCCTTACATTAATCAATCTGCTACAGTACAGTCAGTGAGTGTCACGTTTGTCAATTAATAAAACCTTAGTTAGCAGGTCAGCACCACCAAGGTACCTACTTGTGTTGTGATTCCATTCCCACTGGCTTTTCAGGAAGTCTCTGATGACAGAATCTCTCCCTCAATATCATCTGAACCTGAAAAATAAATCCATACTAAAAAGGGTTATTATTAAGTATTTGCGAGTAATGTTGTCCATGGGACATCATACCTTAATGTGTTACCTGggtaagttatttttttaaacatttgtttaactaggcaagtcagttaagaacaaattcttatttacaatgacggcctatgaacagtgggttaactgccttgttcaggggcagaacgacagatttttaccttggcagctcggggattcgatctagcaaggTCACCACAACCAACTAATAAATTGATCCATTACGTTGCCTGCTCAATGTAAACATTCAATAAAACAAACGAACACAAACCTGAGAAATACATTCGCCGACTGGCATGTGTGTTTCTTTCACTTTTCGTTTACTCATGGTGGCAACAGTCTAGAATGGACAAAACACAAGAGAGACTTGCGCTAAAGCTAACTACagaagctagctagcaagcaacatgGCATGCAGTGCAAACAAAACGAAATATTTCTCTATTATGGTAACTAGCTGATGACTCGCCTTATAAAAATAAAAGTGTACGGTGAAACATATGACTGAGTGATATTTAAAAGTTTGGTGacgttaataataataattagtaaCTTTTTTCCCGATGACAGTGGTCTAAGCGCGAAATTGAAATCTTTGCGAAGACATTTCTCATTTAACAATCACAACTCCAACCCACTTCCGGGTCACCTAATTATTGGACCTACAATAGGGGGCTATATTACTGCACaaaacaatctacacacatttaAATGAATAATTCCAGGATGTAAGATTCCCTGCATCTAATTAATATCAAATGTACTTAATCGGGGAGGGGATGTTCTCTTCCAACAGTGATTATCCTACCACAGCCACCGAGTTAGCGCTTATGATGGGAATGCATTATGAATGGTCCCGACCTTTTGGTACGCAGAAGTAGTAGTATGCTCATGGAAGCTTTACTTATTCTATGCCAGGTCAGACACATATGTGTTGAGCCTTTTATCAGTGGTGGaataagtacccaattgtcataataGAGTAAAAAttaagataccttcatagaaaatcactcaagtaaaagtgaaagtcacccagtaaaatactacttgagaaaaagtctaaaaatatttgggtttaaatatacttaagtatcaaaagggaaagtataaataatttgaaATAGCTTCTATTAGGTAATCCAAACGgcacaaatgtattttattttattttttatttacggatagccaaggGCATACtacaacattcagacataatttacaaaagaagcatttgtgtttagtgagtcagccgGATTgggggcagtagggatgacaagggatgttctcttgataagtgtgtgaatttgacaattttcctgtcgtgttaagcattcaaaatgtaacaagtactttagggtgtcagggaaaatgtatggagtacaaattacattattttctttaggaatatagtgggagtaaaagttgtcaaaaatatcaaTAGTATAGTACagacacccccccaaaaaatgttttccttaagtactttacaccactgctttttATTGAATCAGCAGAAGTGAAACGTGACAGATTTGTAATTTCATTTTAATGAATATCTGGACAGACACTTTTCTGTTGGGTTCCATAGTTGTGTAACACGATGTGTTTCTTGATTTTGCTCTTTGCTCTAGTCCTGTCAGAGAAACACACCTCCCCCCACTGTGCTCTCGGAAAATACGAAATggaatccttgggacatcccaatTCTGACGTCACCCCTTTAAAGTTACAATTTAAAAGGACAAAGGCAAAGGTTCTAAgttgatttttgtattatgaattaaaaaaattaaaaaaataaaaaaaagtttgatgttgtcaaaaataaataaattggggggggaaagtaaaaaaatattataaaaaaaaGACAAAGGCAAAAATGGCAAAAAAGGCAAAGGCAAAAAAGGCAATGAAAAAAGGCAAAGGCAAAAAAGGCAAAGGTTTAGAGTTCAGGGTaaggacgtcccaaggattccgAATTGCGCTAACGCTgtgctctctagctctctcctcatctctctgagGCGCAGGAGCAGTAAAGCACTCCATCTTTATCCCAAGCCTAGGGAGAACCAGCCGAGACATTTGATGGGTAggctttttatttgtatttttaaaggGCCAGAAGCAAATTGGAGGGAGTTGAAATATACTATTTCAGCCACCATGGACTTTCAAGGAATCATTTGATACTCGAAAAGATGGAAAAACGTTTTTTTAGGCTATAAGATTGGAATCTCAAAAGCTCCTGTCTTTGCAAAGCAACCTTCTGCTCAGCTATTCTTTCACTGGCCTGTCTCTGCCTCGTCCCTAGCTGGAGACGTTTCACATAGGAAAATACGCTCAACGCTCCCCAGTTACGATAAAAAACTTCGACATTTCAATTCGGGACATACTTTTTTCGTACAGTGGAATATCGTTAAAGGCATGTGAATgttttggagtttgtgttatATTACATGGGTATGTTTATTTACAATTCATTTTCGGTTAACGTTAGCTACTTACTAGCATTAGCAttctgctagttagctagcttagcTAAGTTGGTTACCTAGCCTGCCATCGAAAAATCATGTTTGGCTAGCTGtctactagctaacgttagatagctagTCATTATCGGTGGGCTAAATAAGGCCCGCTAGAGGTTGTTTTTCTTCGTTAAAACAACCGTCTTATATGACTTTGTAACGTTAGACCGAAGAGTTAGCTAACTGTTAGTGAGCTAATATCAGGTGACTAGATATCACCCACCTACCAGTAAACATGTTGATTTTTTTgtagctagcgttagctagctaggttaagTAACGTTGGATATCAGCTGATATGCTAGTTTAGTAGCTAGTTATGCAGGTAGTTCAGTTGGCAAGGTAACCAACTGTCACtatctggctaacgttagctagataaaaACTCTGTATGTCCCccaaagctagctaacgttatctgggtagctagctaacttgtaaTAATTTATAGTAGCTAGACCTTTTTGATTCTGCAGACGAAAAGGAGTGCTCTATGTACAGTAACGTGATGCATTGATCGAGCCATTTCAACAAGCCATTTGATTTGGCATTTCAGATTTCTTTGGTGCCATAATTTGCCATCACAGATCGTGCCAATTATTAACAATCGCCTAGTTTCGCAGCTGTAcaggtgtgtgtctgttttttCCTCATCTTCGTGTGGTTGTCAGTTTAATAAGAGTCCGTGAGCTACCTGCTGTCATTTCTCAAAATATATTGTGGAAATGCAGCACTTGACTCAGAGAGCTGTGCAATGCCATTATGCCTGCTGTCATAAATGGGTCGTTGCTATTCTGCAACCCAAAATGGGCCCAGTCTGATGTGTCAGCCCCATGACATTCCAGAGGTTCAGCCAGTAGATCTTTCACCAAATCAAATCCTCACACAGGAGATTTGTCATAGATGTATTAGCCCTGTCATATTCAGTGTTTTTGGCATGACGATTTCCATAAAGACGATTAGGTATTCTTTGACAGTGAATAGAGGTTTTACATAATCAACTATCATAAGTAAGTAGCCTTGGCTTGTGCAAGTGGGGCGGCTCATCTCCTGGTTCTGTattgtgaggcagcttgatgtacacgtacacctcctggacaggacgctagtctatggCAGGGCCTTACCCTCAATcaatctccttaatgctgagtgccaagcagagatgcATCGGGTCCCTATCATAGCTATATCATATAATACAGATCCTTCTCTCTTCCCATCTGCTTGTTGTGACCCTGGGCGCCTCTCCACCCGTCCGCCCATACCTTGACTCCAGATAGAACCTGATGCTTGTGTTGCCTCTTtagctctccccctccctccatccctacacagGGACAGTTATGAGTCAGCACACAAGGGCTTGGATTAGTAGCCTGTGACAGTATAGCACTGAGCCTTCTGACAGTCAAGGCCAACACATGGCCACACAACAATAGTAAGATCCTTGGTCTTTAGAAAATACATTTACACCCCCGGAGTGCCACTCCTATATCTTTGACAGAACTTGTATGCAAGGAATTATTCAGTGGATCAAACTGATGTTAAATCTGCACCATTAGATAATGGTGGGTAGGTCAGGTAGGTCTGAATTGGACATAACATGAATGTAGGCTACAACCACTGCACATACACAAACCTTTCAGTTTGTTGTTGCAGGTAGTTTTGTGTAAATGTTGGTTGATGTCATGCAACAATGTTTTCTAatacttttctttatttttcccaATCAGGAACCATGGGAATCCCTCAAATAACCTACCCCAGAAGGAACCCCTAGCATGTCTTCATGAGCCACTCCTGGTTCCATCTGTTGCCCCAGTCTCTCTGAATCGGATTCAGTGTCTATGGCTCTGAATGACCGAGACAAATATGGAAATCTCGTTGGTATTCAGTAGTAAAACTATGAAGGGTCTCAAAGGTTAGGATTCACAGTGAGCTTGCCTCACATCACACTGACCCCAGCCCATACTTCATCCAACTTTGAGAGTGAAATTGTAGTGCACTGCAAAGTCCTCTTTATTGGAAGGCAAAGATGCCATGTACTCTGAAGTC containing:
- the orc4 gene encoding origin recognition complex subunit 4, whose amino-acid sequence is MSKRKVKETHMPVGECISQVQMILRERFCHQRLPEKPVGMESQHKHLLELLRRTAVHGESNSVLIVGPRGSGKTMLLNCVLRELLEVKDVNKNVLPVHLNGLLQTDDRIALKEITRQLNLENVVGDKVFGSFAENLAFLLEALKKGDRSSSRPVLFILDEFDLFAHHKNQTLLYNLLDVSQSAQAPIAVIGLTCRLDVLELLEKRVKSRFSHRQIHLLSSLSFIQYLDNVRSQLSLPQDFPDTKFYDEWNDGIKTLCEDQPVVDVLQRHYNSSKDFRSLHLLLMLALSRVSASKPAIKPTDLLEASRVCMVDSKANILHGLSILELCLIIAMKHLNDIYEGEPFNFQMVHNEFKKFLQRKSRSIHNFDKPVVIKAFEHLQQLELIKSMDSSTAKIQKEFQLMKLMLNHSQIMEALQKYPQCPTDVKQWAMSAFG